The following are from one region of the Streptomyces rubrogriseus genome:
- the rplF gene encoding 50S ribosomal protein L6, translated as MSRIGKLPIAVPAGVDVTIDGRTVSVKGPKGSLTHTVVAPIDIAKGEDGVLNVTRPNDERQSKALHGLSRTLVANMITGVTQGYVKKLEISGVGYRVLAKGSNLEFSLGYSHPILVEAPEGITFKVENPTHFSVEGIDKQKVGEVAANIRKLRKPDPYKAKGVKYEGEVIRRKVGKAGK; from the coding sequence ATGTCGCGCATCGGCAAGCTCCCCATCGCGGTTCCCGCCGGCGTGGACGTCACCATCGACGGCCGTACGGTTTCGGTCAAGGGCCCCAAGGGCTCGCTGACCCACACCGTCGTGGCGCCGATCGACATCGCCAAGGGTGAGGACGGCGTGCTGAACGTCACCCGCCCCAACGACGAGCGTCAGAGCAAGGCCCTGCACGGCCTGTCCCGCACGCTGGTGGCGAACATGATCACCGGCGTGACCCAGGGTTACGTGAAGAAGCTCGAGATCAGCGGTGTCGGTTACCGCGTGCTCGCCAAGGGTTCGAACCTGGAGTTCTCCCTCGGCTACAGCCACCCGATCCTCGTCGAGGCCCCCGAGGGAATCACCTTCAAGGTGGAGAACCCGACCCACTTCTCGGTCGAGGGCATCGACAAGCAGAAGGTCGGCGAGGTTGCGGCCAACATCCGCAAGCTGCGCAAGCCCGACCCGTACAAGGCCAAGGGCGTCAAGTACGAGGGCGAAGTCATCCGCCGCAAGGTCGGAAAGGCGGGTAAGTAA
- the rpsH gene encoding 30S ribosomal protein S8: MTMTDPIADMLTRLRNANSAYHDSVTMPASKIKSHIAEILQQEGFITGWKTEDAEVGKNLVLELKFGPNRERSIAGIKRISKPGLRVYAKSTNLPKVLGGLGVAIISTSHGLLTDKQAGKKGVGGEVLAYVW; this comes from the coding sequence ATGACCATGACTGATCCGATCGCAGACATGCTTACGCGTCTGCGGAACGCGAACTCGGCGTACCACGACTCCGTGACGATGCCGGCGTCCAAGATCAAGTCTCACATCGCGGAGATCCTCCAGCAGGAGGGCTTCATCACCGGCTGGAAGACCGAGGACGCCGAGGTCGGCAAGAACCTCGTCCTCGAGCTGAAGTTCGGCCCGAACCGTGAGCGCTCCATCGCGGGCATCAAGCGGATCTCCAAGCCCGGTCTCCGGGTGTACGCGAAGTCCACCAACCTGCCCAAGGTGCTGGGTGGCCTCGGCGTGGCGATCATCTCCACGTCCCACGGGCTCCTCACCGACAAGCAGGCCGGCAAGAAGGGCGTAGGCGGAGAAGTCCTCGCCTACGTCTGGTAA